Proteins encoded by one window of Lycium barbarum isolate Lr01 chromosome 11, ASM1917538v2, whole genome shotgun sequence:
- the LOC132617270 gene encoding uncharacterized protein LOC132617270 translates to MSGAQGAQPQESRTQTTYESITKEDNKTRLDIHSREDEKGIQIDKIQDKVDDAAGKGGPVFGAGKDDDKKKPDLGVTGTGE, encoded by the coding sequence ATGTCGGGGGCACAAGGAGCACAACCACAAGAATCACGAACACAAACAACGTACGAATCAATAACTAAAGAGGACAACAAGACAAGACTGGACATTCATTCTCGTGAGGATGAAAAGGGCATCCAAATTGATAAGATTCAAGACAAGGTCGATGATGCTGCCGGTAAAGGTGGTCCGGTTTTCGGTGCCGGCAAAGACGACGACAAGAAGAAGCCGGACTTGGGTGTTACCGGCACCGGAGAATAA